From one Fusobacterium sp. JB019 genomic stretch:
- the rbsK gene encoding ribokinase — protein sequence MTNYLPYKIMKKILVIGSLNMDLVTMAKRHPKLGETIIGKSFFQIPGGKGGNQAVSIAKLGGNVTMFGCVGKDSHGQILINELEKNNIQTKHIKKVETNTGIATIVVDENADNTIIVVPGANFEINKTDIDNNINLIKEADIILLQLEIPIEIVKYILKKAKENNKITILNPAPAKKLSKDIIKNVDFLIPNETELELLSEMPTTSKEEILIACKKLLNKGVKNLIVTLGKKGSIFVGTDKTFSVGIHKVNAIDPTAAGDSFIGGVIRMLSEDKEIKEAMEFGAQVGAITVTKKGAQSSLPTWNEVIDYKFKK from the coding sequence ATGACAAATTATTTGCCATATAAAATTATGAAAAAAATATTAGTAATTGGAAGTCTTAATATGGATTTAGTTACCATGGCTAAAAGACACCCTAAATTAGGAGAAACAATTATTGGAAAAAGTTTCTTTCAAATTCCAGGGGGAAAAGGAGGAAATCAAGCAGTTTCCATTGCAAAATTAGGTGGAAATGTAACTATGTTTGGTTGCGTAGGTAAGGATTCTCATGGACAAATATTAATAAATGAATTAGAAAAGAATAATATCCAAACTAAGCACATAAAAAAAGTTGAAACTAATACTGGTATTGCTACAATAGTAGTAGATGAAAATGCTGATAATACTATAATTGTTGTTCCTGGAGCAAACTTTGAAATAAATAAAACAGATATTGATAATAATATAAATTTAATAAAAGAAGCAGATATAATTCTTCTTCAATTGGAAATTCCTATAGAAATAGTTAAATATATCTTAAAAAAAGCAAAAGAAAATAATAAAATTACTATTCTTAATCCTGCTCCAGCTAAAAAACTTTCTAAAGATATAATCAAAAATGTTGATTTTTTAATTCCTAATGAAACTGAATTAGAACTTTTAAGTGAAATGCCTACTACTTCTAAAGAAGAAATTTTAATAGCTTGTAAAAAACTTCTAAACAAGGGTGTTAAAAATCTTATAGTTACATTAGGTAAAAAAGGATCAATATTTGTAGGAACAGACAAAACTTTTAGTGTTGGGATTCACAAAGTAAATGCTATTGATCCAACTGCAGCTGGCGATTCCTTCATTGGAGGAGTTATAAGAATGTTATCAGAAGATAAAGAAATAAAAGAGGCCATGGAATTTGGAGCTCAAGTAGGAGCTATCACAGTAACTAAAAAAGGAGCTCAAAGTTCTCTTCCTACATGGAATGAAGTTATTGATTATAAATTTAAAAAATAA
- a CDS encoding aspartate kinase encodes MRVVLKYGGSSVATIDKIKAIAEYIIKLKKTKYDEIVIVASAMGKTTNKLISLAKDISETPNQRELDSLLSTGEQQTVSLISMAINSMGTKAISLTGSQANILTSGVHTKSKIKSINTDRIKAYLNEGKVVIVAGFQGINEHGDITTLGRGGSDTSAVALAAALKCECRIYTDVDGIYSVDPRLHPKAKFIEQLSYEEMMEMSNLGAGVMETRAVEIGKKYNVPIFVGKSLSESGGTYIMNTINALEEKLVTGISITKEIIITRILNIGYSPEKISKIFSIVDAGGLNINMITQNMTKDCHVDLSFSCKSDEKYLLEQVIEKVKETIPEAEVDYNDNLGMISIVGVGMINNSGIAGRFFSSLSKANVNFYQVTTSEISVSCSIDRELVETAVKAVAEEFNL; translated from the coding sequence ATGAGAGTAGTACTAAAATACGGAGGTTCTAGTGTTGCCACAATTGACAAAATAAAAGCTATTGCTGAGTATATAATAAAATTAAAGAAAACTAAATATGATGAAATAGTTATAGTTGCTTCTGCAATGGGAAAAACTACAAATAAATTAATTTCATTAGCTAAAGATATTTCTGAAACTCCTAATCAAAGAGAATTAGATTCTCTTCTATCAACAGGAGAGCAACAAACTGTTTCCCTTATTTCAATGGCTATTAATTCCATGGGAACAAAAGCTATTTCCTTAACAGGATCTCAAGCAAATATTTTAACTAGTGGAGTGCACACAAAAAGTAAAATTAAAAGTATTAATACAGATAGAATAAAGGCATATCTTAATGAAGGAAAAGTAGTAATCGTTGCTGGTTTTCAAGGAATCAATGAACATGGAGATATAACAACTCTTGGAAGAGGAGGTTCTGACACTAGTGCTGTTGCATTAGCTGCAGCTTTAAAATGCGAATGCAGAATTTATACTGATGTAGATGGAATATACAGTGTTGATCCTAGACTACACCCAAAAGCTAAGTTTATAGAACAATTATCATATGAAGAAATGATGGAAATGTCTAATTTGGGAGCTGGAGTTATGGAAACTAGAGCTGTGGAAATAGGTAAAAAATATAATGTGCCTATATTTGTCGGGAAATCTTTAAGTGAATCTGGAGGAACTTATATCATGAATACAATTAATGCATTAGAAGAAAAATTAGTTACAGGAATTAGTATTACAAAAGAAATTATTATTACAAGAATATTAAATATTGGTTATTCACCTGAAAAAATTTCTAAAATATTTTCAATTGTTGATGCTGGAGGATTAAATATAAATATGATTACACAAAATATGACTAAAGACTGTCATGTTGATCTTTCATTTAGTTGTAAATCTGATGAAAAATATTTATTAGAACAAGTTATTGAAAAAGTAAAAGAAACTATTCCAGAAGCTGAAGTTGATTATAATGACAATTTAGGAATGATTTCTATTGTTGGAGTTGGAATGATTAATAACTCTGGTATAGCTGGAAGATTCTTTTCATCTTTAAGCAAAGCTAATGTAAATTTCTATCAAGTAACTACTTCTGAAATAAGTGTTTCATGTAGTATTGATAGAGAGTTAGTTGAAACTGCTGTTAAAGCCGTTGCTGAAGAATTTAATTTATAA
- the dapA gene encoding 4-hydroxy-tetrahydrodipicolinate synthase, whose translation MTLFTGSGVAIITPFTNSMEVNYPKLKELLEFHIENETDAIIINGTTGESATMTDEESLKVIKFTVEVINNRIPVIAGTGSNDTRHAIEFSVAATKLGVDGLLIVTPYYNKGNENGIYNHYKAIAEAVNCPIILYNVPSRTGVNLSIPLLEKLSKFDNIIAIKEASGNISYAAEIARVIPSLTIYSGNDDMVVPLLSLGAKGVISVSANIIPKITHKMVISFLNSDINKAMRLQLDYNDLVNALFIETNPIPIKNAMNFLGYNVGPCRLPLGEMFEENKKTLHTILNKHGVDKWI comes from the coding sequence ATGACCTTATTTACAGGATCAGGAGTTGCAATAATCACACCATTTACAAATTCAATGGAGGTAAATTATCCTAAACTTAAAGAACTTTTAGAATTTCATATTGAAAATGAAACAGATGCTATAATCATCAATGGAACAACTGGAGAATCTGCTACTATGACAGATGAAGAAAGTTTGAAAGTAATTAAATTTACTGTTGAAGTTATTAATAATAGAATTCCTGTAATTGCAGGAACTGGTTCAAACGACACAAGACATGCTATAGAATTTAGCGTTGCGGCTACAAAACTTGGAGTAGATGGATTATTAATTGTTACTCCTTATTATAATAAAGGTAATGAAAATGGAATATATAATCACTATAAAGCTATTGCTGAAGCCGTTAATTGTCCTATCATTCTTTATAATGTTCCTTCTAGAACAGGAGTTAATTTATCAATACCTCTTTTAGAAAAACTTTCTAAATTTGATAATATTATAGCAATTAAAGAAGCTAGTGGAAATATTTCTTATGCTGCTGAAATAGCTAGAGTTATTCCTTCTCTTACTATCTATTCTGGTAATGATGATATGGTTGTTCCCTTATTATCACTTGGAGCTAAAGGAGTTATTTCTGTTTCAGCTAATATAATACCTAAAATAACACATAAAATGGTTATTTCATTTTTAAATTCTGACATTAATAAAGCAATGAGATTACAATTAGATTATAATGATTTAGTAAATGCTTTATTTATAGAAACAAATCCTATTCCTATAAAAAATGCTATGAATTTTTTAGGTTATAATGTTGGACCTTGTAGATTACCTCTTGGAGAAATGTTTGAAGAAAACAAAAAAACTTTACATACTATATTAAATAAACATGGAGTTGACAAATGGATATAA
- the dapB gene encoding 4-hydroxy-tetrahydrodipicolinate reductase: MDIIIHGTGAMGKVVSDLLKEEENLNVSGFADELTNEKGDVIIDFSHFSRLNSLLEYARENKIPLVVATTGYDDNTLNKLKDFSKEIPILLSSNMSLGVNLMQDVLKKIVPILYDKYDIEVIEKHHNKKVDSPSGTAKTILEVIEEGCKEKMKEQYGREGIKKREENEIGVHVVRGGTIVGEHSVLFCGNDEIIEIKHTAMSKKIFAEGAITAAKFLSDKPAGLYSMKDIF, translated from the coding sequence ATGGATATAATTATACACGGAACAGGAGCTATGGGAAAAGTAGTTTCTGACCTATTAAAAGAAGAAGAAAATTTAAATGTTAGTGGCTTTGCAGATGAATTAACAAATGAAAAAGGAGATGTTATAATCGATTTTTCTCATTTTTCTAGATTAAATTCTCTACTTGAATATGCTAGAGAAAATAAAATTCCTTTAGTTGTTGCAACTACCGGATATGATGATAACACTTTGAATAAATTAAAAGATTTTTCAAAAGAAATACCTATTCTTCTATCATCGAATATGTCATTAGGAGTTAATCTTATGCAAGATGTTCTTAAAAAAATAGTTCCAATATTATATGATAAATACGATATTGAAGTTATTGAAAAACATCATAATAAAAAAGTTGATTCTCCAAGTGGAACTGCTAAAACTATTTTAGAAGTTATTGAAGAAGGCTGCAAAGAAAAAATGAAAGAACAATATGGAAGAGAAGGAATTAAAAAAAGAGAAGAAAATGAGATCGGAGTACATGTTGTTAGAGGCGGAACTATTGTTGGAGAACATTCTGTTTTATTCTGTGGAAATGATGAAATCATTGAAATAAAACATACTGCAATGTCTAAAAAAATATTTGCAGAAGGGGCTATAACAGCTGCTAAATTTTTATCTGACAAACCTGCTGGGCTTTATTCTATGAAAGATATATTTTAA
- a CDS encoding arsenate reductase family protein, translated as MIQIFGVKNCNDTKKAIRFFKDRKIDIQFINLKEKGISKGELKSIVRIFDIGDLLDREGKEFKKRNLEYYVFDTLELLMDSPTLFKTPILREKNKVTIGYKPEIWKEWIK; from the coding sequence ATGATACAGATATTTGGAGTTAAAAATTGTAATGATACAAAAAAAGCTATAAGATTTTTCAAGGATAGAAAAATTGATATTCAATTTATTAATCTCAAAGAAAAAGGAATTTCAAAAGGAGAGTTGAAAAGCATAGTACGAATTTTTGATATTGGAGATCTCTTAGATAGAGAAGGAAAAGAATTTAAAAAACGTAATTTAGAATATTATGTTTTTGATACTTTGGAATTATTAATGGATTCACCTACTCTTTTTAAGACTCCAATTTTAAGAGAAAAAAATAAAGTGACTATAGGGTATAAGCCAGAAATATGGAAGGAATGGATAAAATAG
- a CDS encoding LacI family DNA-binding transcriptional regulator — protein sequence MKIKDIARLAGVSTATVSRVINNSSSVKEETRKNILEIIKAKNYKPNITAQNLAKKENNTIGVVIPDLDNPFFGKIIKGIYEKIEKENLNIILLNSYSSLKKEKRVIETLIEQRVKGVIIVPIAKDKFSSYEHFNRLDEFNIPYVLIDREVEGDNFSKVYLENRKGAYNATKYLMNKTKNIAMISGPTRTTTATKRLEGYNMAMDEENLEKKVYYGDYKIDSGYKIITEIIKKNNLPKALFIANNMMTLGVIKGLIENNIKIPEHILIFSFDEVEMAEIFGIKIDYLEFNVKAVGEKAVNILKDKLNGDNSRKIIKIPGKIKK from the coding sequence ATGAAAATAAAAGATATCGCACGACTAGCTGGTGTATCCACGGCTACTGTATCAAGAGTAATAAATAATTCTTCTTCAGTAAAAGAAGAAACAAGAAAAAACATTTTAGAAATTATTAAAGCTAAAAATTACAAGCCTAATATAACAGCCCAAAATTTAGCTAAAAAAGAAAACAACACTATCGGAGTAGTTATTCCTGATTTAGATAATCCCTTTTTTGGAAAAATTATAAAAGGAATTTATGAAAAAATCGAAAAAGAAAATTTAAATATTATCCTTTTAAATAGCTATAGTAGTTTAAAAAAAGAAAAAAGAGTAATTGAAACTTTAATAGAGCAAAGAGTTAAAGGAGTTATAATAGTTCCTATAGCAAAAGATAAATTTTCTAGTTATGAACATTTTAATAGATTAGATGAATTTAACATTCCTTATGTTCTTATAGATAGAGAAGTTGAAGGAGATAATTTTTCTAAAGTTTATTTAGAAAATAGAAAAGGAGCCTACAATGCAACTAAATATTTAATGAATAAAACAAAAAATATTGCTATGATTTCAGGCCCTACTAGAACAACCACTGCAACTAAAAGATTAGAAGGTTATAATATGGCCATGGATGAAGAAAATTTAGAAAAAAAAGTTTATTATGGAGATTATAAAATAGATTCAGGTTATAAAATAATAACCGAAATTATAAAAAAAAATAATCTTCCAAAAGCTTTATTTATAGCTAATAATATGATGACACTTGGAGTAATAAAAGGACTTATAGAAAATAACATAAAAATACCTGAACATATTTTAATATTTAGTTTTGATGAGGTAGAAATGGCTGAAATTTTTGGTATTAAAATAGATTATCTTGAATTTAATGTAAAAGCTGTTGGAGAAAAAGCAGTAAATATATTAAAAGATAAATTAAATGGTGATAATTCTAGAAAAATTATCAAAATACCTGGAAAAATAAAAAAATAA
- the dapD gene encoding 2,3,4,5-tetrahydropyridine-2,6-dicarboxylate N-acetyltransferase, with translation MNGLNTAEEIIAFIKNSTKSTPVKAYINGNLENLKTTAKVFKGEGSYILIGESDEISKILENYKETITDFHIENDRRNSGVPTLDLRNINARIEPGAVIRDKVTIGDNAVIMMGAVINIGSIIGENTMIDMGAILGGRATVGKNCHIGAGTVLAGVIEPSSATPVIVEDNVLIGANSVVIEGIRIGKGAVVGAGSIVLQDVPAGAVVGGNPAKIIKTVDEKTLGKTQLVDDLRK, from the coding sequence ATGAACGGATTAAATACTGCTGAAGAAATAATAGCATTTATAAAAAACTCAACAAAAAGTACACCTGTGAAGGCTTATATTAATGGTAATTTAGAAAATTTAAAAACAACTGCAAAAGTTTTTAAAGGAGAAGGTTCTTATATATTAATAGGAGAATCTGATGAAATATCTAAAATATTAGAAAATTACAAAGAAACTATAACTGATTTTCATATTGAAAATGATAGAAGAAATTCTGGAGTTCCTACTCTTGACCTTAGAAATATAAATGCAAGAATAGAACCTGGAGCTGTTATTAGAGATAAAGTTACTATTGGAGATAATGCAGTTATAATGATGGGAGCTGTTATAAATATTGGATCTATAATCGGAGAAAATACCATGATAGATATGGGAGCAATCCTTGGTGGAAGAGCTACAGTCGGTAAAAACTGTCACATTGGAGCTGGAACTGTTCTAGCCGGGGTTATCGAACCTTCTTCTGCAACTCCAGTAATAGTTGAAGATAATGTCTTAATTGGTGCTAATTCTGTAGTTATAGAAGGAATTAGAATTGGAAAAGGAGCTGTTGTTGGAGCTGGTTCTATAGTTTTACAAGATGTTCCTGCGGGAGCTGTTGTTGGAGGTAATCCAGCAAAAATTATAAAAACAGTTGATGAAAAAACTTTAGGAAAAACTCAACTTGTTGATGACTTAAGAAAATAG
- the bioB gene encoding biotin synthase BioB — protein MNLEKYIDGEVTKEIAMELVNLKGSELLELFKVANMTREKYCGDKIETCTITNAKSGKCSEDCKFCAQSEKYNTCITTYPMKDIATLEEECKVAIEHNSDRFSIVTSGRGINQGTKDYETVAKFAEDMTKDGKIEICCSIGLLSEEELRYLKGKGINRFHSNLQTSIKSYKDIVATTHNVEDRIETIKNAQKAGMKICCGGILGMGETWEDRMDMAFTFKELNVDAVPMNILNPIPGTPHGNREILSVDEILKTIAIYRLILKDKGIKVIAGRESILKDFMGNAFLAGANGMMIGGYLTINGRSIEDDFKFIENLKKLWAK, from the coding sequence ATGAATTTAGAAAAGTATATTGATGGCGAAGTAACAAAAGAAATAGCAATGGAGTTAGTTAATTTAAAAGGAAGTGAACTTTTAGAATTATTTAAAGTTGCTAATATGACAAGAGAAAAATATTGTGGTGATAAAATAGAAACTTGTACAATAACAAATGCAAAGTCTGGAAAATGTTCAGAAGATTGTAAATTTTGTGCTCAATCTGAGAAGTATAATACTTGTATAACCACTTATCCTATGAAGGATATTGCAACTTTAGAAGAAGAATGTAAAGTTGCAATAGAACATAATAGCGATAGATTCTCAATAGTTACAAGTGGAAGAGGAATTAATCAAGGAACAAAAGACTATGAAACAGTAGCTAAATTTGCAGAAGATATGACAAAGGATGGTAAAATTGAAATTTGTTGCTCAATAGGTCTTTTATCAGAAGAAGAGCTTAGATATTTAAAAGGAAAAGGGATTAATAGATTTCATTCAAATTTACAGACATCTATAAAATCATATAAAGATATAGTTGCAACTACTCATAATGTGGAAGATAGAATTGAAACTATAAAAAATGCTCAAAAAGCAGGAATGAAAATTTGTTGTGGCGGAATATTAGGAATGGGTGAAACATGGGAAGATAGAATGGATATGGCTTTTACTTTTAAAGAATTAAATGTAGATGCAGTTCCAATGAATATTTTGAATCCAATTCCAGGAACTCCTCATGGGAATAGAGAAATATTATCAGTGGATGAAATATTAAAAACAATAGCTATATATAGATTAATATTAAAAGATAAGGGAATAAAAGTAATAGCAGGAAGAGAAAGTATTCTAAAAGATTTTATGGGAAATGCATTTTTAGCAGGAGCTAATGGAATGATGATTGGTGGATATCTTACAATAAATGGAAGAAGTATTGAAGATGATTTTAAATTTATAGAAAATTTAAAAAAATTATGGGCTAAATAA
- a CDS encoding aspartate-semialdehyde dehydrogenase, giving the protein MKVAIVGATGLVGSTFLKVLEERNLEITELYLFASKRSAGKKISFKGSEYIVEELTEHSFDRGIDIALFSAGGDTSKKFAPIAAEKGCLVIDNSSAWRMNDSVPLIVPEVNSNAAFNNHKIIANPNCSTIQCMLPLKALANKYGLKRVIFNTYQAVSGSGQKGVLDLTNGLKGEKPQNYPHPIVNNCLPHIDIFLDNGYTKEEMKMVNETRKILELPNLPITATCVRVPVVNSHSVSITAELETDFDLDEVRDIFSKYPGMILVDNPENNEYPLATNATGHDEILVGRVRRDFSAPKSINFWVVGDNIRKGAATNAVQIAELFKNINK; this is encoded by the coding sequence ATGAAAGTTGCTATTGTTGGTGCTACTGGGTTAGTAGGGAGTACTTTTTTAAAAGTTTTAGAAGAAAGAAATTTAGAAATAACAGAATTATATTTATTTGCATCTAAAAGAAGTGCAGGTAAAAAAATTAGCTTTAAAGGTTCTGAATATATAGTTGAAGAATTAACTGAACATAGTTTTGATCGTGGAATAGATATCGCTTTATTTTCTGCTGGAGGAGATACTAGTAAAAAATTCGCTCCTATAGCTGCTGAAAAAGGATGCCTTGTGATAGACAATTCTTCTGCTTGGAGGATGAATGACTCTGTTCCTTTGATTGTTCCTGAAGTTAATAGTAATGCTGCTTTTAATAATCATAAAATTATAGCTAACCCTAATTGTTCTACTATTCAATGTATGCTTCCTCTTAAAGCATTAGCTAATAAATATGGATTAAAGAGAGTAATTTTTAATACTTATCAAGCTGTTTCTGGTTCAGGACAAAAAGGTGTTTTAGACTTAACTAATGGATTAAAAGGAGAAAAGCCTCAAAATTATCCTCATCCTATAGTTAATAACTGTCTTCCGCATATTGACATATTTTTGGATAACGGTTACACTAAAGAAGAGATGAAGATGGTAAATGAAACTAGAAAAATATTAGAATTACCTAATCTTCCAATAACTGCAACATGTGTTAGAGTTCCCGTTGTTAATTCTCATTCTGTTTCTATCACTGCAGAACTTGAAACTGATTTTGATTTAGATGAAGTAAGAGATATTTTTTCTAAATATCCAGGAATGATTTTAGTGGATAATCCTGAAAATAATGAATATCCATTAGCCACTAATGCAACTGGACATGATGAAATTCTTGTAGGAAGAGTTAGAAGAGATTTTAGTGCTCCTAAAAGCATTAACTTTTGGGTTGTAGGAGATAACATTAGAAAAGGAGCAGCTACTAATGCTGTTCAAATTGCAGAATTATTTAAAAATATAAATAAATAG
- a CDS encoding aminotransferase class I/II-fold pyridoxal phosphate-dependent enzyme, whose amino-acid sequence MEVNKVVSNLQYSLIRALKEEATNYSDVIDLTVGEPDLETPKEIVLEAFERAKDIKLSYPPTGGGERIRSLIAKHYNKKYNTNYQTDNIIVNVGASEAISSCFRTILNPEDEVIVLSPFYAGYPPMIELCYAKPVYIDISKYDFVLTPEILEKYITDKTKAILFCNPCNPTGNVMGYEEMKNLANFLAGKDLFIISDEIYSELAFEEFYSFGSFENIKEQLIIINGFSKSHSMTGWRIGYTIFPVKYRKNFLNTTLYTLSSPMAVSILAGEVALERFDDRSEFKDIYKKRALYLYDELKKLGLEPVKPKGAFYIFVNYSNISKLNSYDFAIDLLKKSKVALVPGIAFGVENYFRISSIYDLPILEEVVNRLKIYIEGN is encoded by the coding sequence ATGGAAGTAAACAAAGTAGTTAGTAATTTACAATACTCTTTAATCAGAGCATTAAAAGAAGAAGCAACAAACTATTCAGATGTTATTGATTTAACTGTAGGGGAACCAGATTTAGAGACACCTAAGGAAATTGTATTAGAAGCATTTGAAAGAGCTAAGGATATAAAACTTAGTTATCCACCAACTGGAGGTGGAGAAAGAATTCGTTCTCTTATCGCTAAACATTATAATAAAAAATATAATACAAATTATCAAACTGATAATATTATTGTAAATGTAGGAGCATCTGAGGCTATATCTTCTTGTTTTAGAACTATTCTTAATCCAGAAGATGAAGTAATTGTTCTTTCTCCATTTTATGCAGGATATCCTCCTATGATAGAACTTTGTTATGCAAAACCTGTTTATATTGATATTTCTAAATATGATTTTGTATTAACTCCTGAAATTTTAGAGAAATATATAACTGATAAAACAAAAGCTATCTTATTTTGTAACCCTTGTAATCCTACAGGAAATGTTATGGGATATGAAGAAATGAAAAATCTTGCAAATTTTTTAGCAGGAAAAGATTTATTTATAATTTCAGATGAAATTTATAGTGAACTTGCTTTTGAAGAATTTTATTCTTTCGGTTCTTTTGAAAATATAAAAGAACAGCTTATTATTATAAATGGATTTTCAAAATCTCATTCTATGACTGGATGGAGAATTGGTTATACTATTTTCCCTGTTAAATATCGAAAAAACTTTTTAAACACAACACTTTATACATTAAGTTCACCTATGGCAGTTTCAATTCTTGCAGGAGAAGTTGCTCTAGAAAGATTTGATGATAGAAGTGAGTTTAAAGATATCTATAAAAAAAGAGCTCTTTATCTATATGACGAGCTAAAAAAATTGGGACTTGAACCAGTTAAACCTAAAGGAGCTTTCTATATTTTTGTTAACTATTCTAATATTTCAAAGCTAAATTCTTATGATTTTGCTATTGATTTACTAAAAAAATCAAAGGTTGCCCTTGTGCCAGGGATTGCTTTTGGTGTAGAAAATTATTTTAGAATATCTTCTATCTACGATCTCCCTATCTTGGAAGAAGTTGTTAACAGATTAAAAATATATATAGAAGGGAATTAA
- the rbsD gene encoding D-ribose pyranase, translated as MKKGRLLNSEISSVISKMGHTDHITIGDAGLPIPGKVNRIDLALEKGIPSFLETLEVILEELQIEEVIIAKETEEISIDLYTKILNLLEKKCGKITISKVSHEELKKITKESKAVIRTGECTPYANIILKSGVTF; from the coding sequence ATGAAAAAAGGCAGATTATTAAACAGTGAAATTAGTTCTGTAATCTCTAAAATGGGACATACAGATCACATAACAATAGGGGATGCTGGGCTACCTATTCCAGGTAAAGTAAATAGAATAGACTTAGCTTTAGAAAAAGGAATTCCTAGCTTTTTAGAAACCTTAGAAGTGATTTTAGAGGAATTACAAATAGAAGAAGTTATTATTGCTAAAGAAACAGAAGAAATAAGTATAGATTTATACACTAAAATATTAAACTTATTAGAAAAAAAATGTGGAAAAATAACTATTTCAAAAGTGTCTCATGAAGAACTAAAAAAAATTACAAAAGAAAGTAAAGCTGTAATTAGAACAGGAGAATGCACACCTTATGCTAATATTATTTTAAAATCAGGGGTAACTTTCTAA